The Malaclemys terrapin pileata isolate rMalTer1 chromosome 24, rMalTer1.hap1, whole genome shotgun sequence genome contains a region encoding:
- the LOC128828802 gene encoding uncharacterized protein LOC128828802, translating to MSSYIIQVANNSKGCVTVVVSTNPVLRSLSESLVVPTYDLLKSFFTKEELRVSPGETSVVNEVGILKIFTYGVGLTGAEWYYIKVTREDDEGVAVCQTPLHCTWIVDDDKIYREDNQSICKPFGFVPDDKSSYIIKVTNKTKEVINVVVHEGRLAQVLSPERILSHVRDSYFNSGVAVDPGKTKTINKVNPKKLSSYKSIGIVAGMVNISTHSIKVKRGEQIAQCNTPLHCTWIVESHGMWQENKPTEVYKFQ from the exons ATGTCAAGCTACATCATTCAAGTTGCCAACAACAGTAAGGGATGTGTCACCGTTGTTGTTAGTACCAATCCGGTATTACGATCGTTGAGTGAGTCTCTGGTCGTGCCTACCTACGACCTCCTCAAGTCATTCTTCACTAAGGAGGAGCTGAGAGTTTCACCAGGGGAAACGTCAGTTGTAAACGAAGTTGGTATCTTGAAAATCTTCACCTATGGAGTTGGGTTGACCGGAGCAGAATGGTACTACATTAAGGTGACAAGAGAGGATGATGAGGGGGTGGCTGTGTGTCAAACTCCTCTGCATTGCACCTGGATTGTGGATGATGACAAAATCTATCGGGAAGATAACCAGTCAATATGCAAACCATTTGG TTTTGTACCTGATGATAAATCCAGCTACATCATTAAAGTTaccaacaaaaccaaagaagtcaTCAATGTTGTGGTTCACGAAGGTCGGCTAGCCCAAGTGCTGAGTCCTGAAAGAATTCTAAGCCACGTGAGAGACAGTTACTTCAACTCAGGGGTTGCAGTTGatccaggaaaaacaaaaactattaaTAAAGTGAACCCCAAGAAGTTATCCTCCTACAAATCCATCGGTATTGTAGCGGGCATGGTAAATATATCAACCCATTCTATAAAGGTGAAAAGGGGTGAACAGATCGCTCAGTGTAACACCCCTTTGCATTGCACCTGGATCGTGGAGAGCCATGGAATGTGGCAAGAAAATAAACCTACAGAAGTTTACAAATTTCAATAA